In Bacillus pumilus, the sequence AACACCCATAGGCTACGAGGACCAAGATGACTTTTTGAATATGGCCGTGAAGATTTCCACCTCGCTCCGTCCAGAGGAACTGCTGGCCCTTACTCAGAAAATCGAACAAGAGTTAGGCAGAACAAGGGAAGTGAGATGGGGCCCGCGAACGGCTGACCTTGACATTTTACTTTATAATCGTGAAAATATTGAAACAGAACAACTTATAGTGCCGCATCCTAGAATGTATGAACGTTTATTCGTTCTTGTTCCGATGAGTGAGATTTGCCCAGAAATCGGCGAAGTACAAATAAATGCCGTAACAGACCAAGAAGGTGTTAGCATATGGAAAAAGACATGTGGGGTAGAAGAATTCGTGCATACCGAAAGCTAAAAGGGTATACTCAGGAAGGGTTCGCCAAAAGACTGGGCATCTCTGTCTCTGTCTTAGGAGAAATTGAGCGGGGCAATCGATTACCAACAAACCAAATGGTTGGTCAAATAGCAGATGCTTTAAATATAACGGTGGAAGAACTTTCACCAATACTCGAGGAAGAAAGGAGGGGGAAAGATGTTTAAAATCGGAGATATCGAGATTAAAAACAAAGTGGTGCTCGCACCAATGGCTGGTGTATGTAACTCTGCCTTCAGACTCACAGTTAAGGAGTTTGGAGCGGGCTTAGTCTGCGCTGAAATGGTCAGTGACAAAGCGATCCTGATCAACAATGCAAGAACAATGGGTATGCTATACATTGATGAACGGGAAAAGCCTTTGAGCCTTCAGATATTTGGAGGAGAAAAGGACACACTCGTAGAAGCGGCAAAGTTTGTAGATCAGCATACAACGGCGGACATTATTGATATCAACATGGGCTGTCCTGTACCGAAGATTACGAAATGTGATGCAGGAGCGAAATGGCTGCTTGATCCAAACAAGATTTATGAAATGGTCTCTGCTGTCGTAGAAGCTGTAGATAAACCTGTTACGGTGAAAATGAGAATGGGCTGGGACGAAGACCATATCTTCGCTATCGACAATGCCCGTGCTGTTGAACGAGCAGGCGGAAAAGCGGTTGCGCTTCACGGACGGACCCGCGTGCAGATGTACGAAGGAACAGCGAATTGGGATATCATGAAAGAGGTAAAACAATCTGTTTCCATCCCTGTCATCGGGAATGGTGATGTCAAAACCCCTCAAGATGCAAAACGAATGCTTGATGAAACCGGTGTGGATGCTGTGATGATCGGAAGAGCCGCACTAGGAAACCCGTGGATGATTTATCGTACGGTTCATTATTTAGAAACGGGAGAATTGAAAGAAGAACCAAACGTGCGTGAAAAAATGTCTGTGTGCAAACTTCACTTAGACAGACTCATTGACCTGAAAGGCGAACACGTGGCTGTCAGAGAAATGAGAAAGCATGCAGCGTGGTACTTAAAAGGTGTCCGAGGCAACGCAGACGTTAGAAATCAAATCAATCAAAGTGAAACGAGAGCGGAGCTTGTACAAGTTCTTGATGACTTTACGATCGAAGCCGAGGCAAAAGAGCTTCAAAGAATAAAAGTAGGATAAGACTATCTTTCTTTTTGTAGCTCACTGCTAGTGCATGTACTGGCAGTTTTTCTGCTTTTCTCTGCAAAATACATTATTGGAGTGATATAAATGAGTAATGAAGGGCTTAATAACGAAGAATTAAACGACCAATTCCAAGTCAGACGTGACAAAATGAATAAAATGAGAGAAGAGGGTATCGATCCATTTGGTGAACGATATGACCGTTCTCATCAATCTGCGAAAATTATTGCTGAATATGACGAGTTTTCAAAAGAAGACTTAGAAGAAAAAGCGGCTCAAGTGACAATCGCTGGCCGTATGATGACAAAGCGTGGAAAAGGGAAAGCTGGCTTTGCGCACATTCAAGATTTAGAAGGACAAATTCAAATCTATGTTCGTAAAGATAGTGTAGGAGAAGAAGCTTACGAATTATTCAAAAGCTCAGATCTAGGTGACATCATTGGTGTGACAGGAACAGTATTTAAAACGAATGTGGGAGAACTTTCAATTAAAGCGACTGGCTTTGAGGTTCTCACAAAAGCACTTCGCCCGCTTCCTGATAAATATCACGGACTAAAAGATGTGGAGCAACGCTATCGTCAGCGCTACCTTGACCTGATTGTAAACCCAGAAAGTAAGCAGACGTTCATCATGCGAAGCAAAATCATTCAATCAATGAGAAGATACTTAGATTCTAAGGGATACTTAGAAGTTGAAACACCAACAATGCATAGCATCCCTGGTGGTGCATCAGCTCGTCCTTTCATTACTCATCACAATGCACTTGATATGCCGCTTTATATGCGTATTGCGATTGAGCTGCACTTAAAACGTCTCATTGTCGGTGGTCTAGAGAAAGTATACGAGATTGGCCGCGTATTCCGTAACGAAGGTGTATCTACTCGTCATAACCCAGAGTTCACAATGATCGAGCTATATGAAGCATACGCAGACTACAAAGACATCATGAACCTGACTGAAAATCTGATTGCTCATATTGCCCAAGAGGTACTAGGAACAACAACAATTCAATATGGAGAAGATGAAATTGATCTAAAACCTGAATGGAAGAGACTGCATATGGTTGAAGCGGTTAAAGAAGCCACAGGTGTAGACTTCTGGCAGGAGATGTCTGTAGAGGAAGCGAAACAGCATGCTGCTGATCACGGTATTGAAATTACGAAAAACATGACAGTGGGTCATATTATCAATGAGTTCTTCGAGCAAAAAGTAGAAGAAACATTGGTTCAGCCTACCTTTATTTACGGACACCCAGTGGAGATTTCTCCATTAGCTAAGAAAAACCCAGAAGACCCTCGCTTCACAGATCGCTTTGAGCTATTTATCGTACGCCGTGAGCACGCAAATGCATTCACAGAGCTAAACGATCCAATCGATCAAAGAGAACGCTTTGAAGCTCAGTTAAAAGAACGTGAAGAAGGAAATGACGAAGCGCATCTAATGGATGACGATTTTGTTGAAGCGTTAGAATATGGAATGCCGCCAACAGGCGGACTAGGAATCGGTATCGACCGATTAATCATGCTATTAACAAATTCTCCATCAATCAGAGATGTAC encodes:
- the dusB gene encoding tRNA dihydrouridine synthase DusB — protein: MFKIGDIEIKNKVVLAPMAGVCNSAFRLTVKEFGAGLVCAEMVSDKAILINNARTMGMLYIDEREKPLSLQIFGGEKDTLVEAAKFVDQHTTADIIDINMGCPVPKITKCDAGAKWLLDPNKIYEMVSAVVEAVDKPVTVKMRMGWDEDHIFAIDNARAVERAGGKAVALHGRTRVQMYEGTANWDIMKEVKQSVSIPVIGNGDVKTPQDAKRMLDETGVDAVMIGRAALGNPWMIYRTVHYLETGELKEEPNVREKMSVCKLHLDRLIDLKGEHVAVREMRKHAAWYLKGVRGNADVRNQINQSETRAELVQVLDDFTIEAEAKELQRIKVG
- the folK gene encoding 2-amino-4-hydroxy-6-hydroxymethyldihydropteridine diphosphokinase produces the protein MTNTAYIALGSNIGKKETYLKEAVKKLHEHPDVQVESISSIYETTPIGYEDQDDFLNMAVKISTSLRPEELLALTQKIEQELGRTREVRWGPRTADLDILLYNRENIETEQLIVPHPRMYERLFVLVPMSEICPEIGEVQINAVTDQEGVSIWKKTCGVEEFVHTES
- the lysS gene encoding lysine--tRNA ligase, coding for MSNEGLNNEELNDQFQVRRDKMNKMREEGIDPFGERYDRSHQSAKIIAEYDEFSKEDLEEKAAQVTIAGRMMTKRGKGKAGFAHIQDLEGQIQIYVRKDSVGEEAYELFKSSDLGDIIGVTGTVFKTNVGELSIKATGFEVLTKALRPLPDKYHGLKDVEQRYRQRYLDLIVNPESKQTFIMRSKIIQSMRRYLDSKGYLEVETPTMHSIPGGASARPFITHHNALDMPLYMRIAIELHLKRLIVGGLEKVYEIGRVFRNEGVSTRHNPEFTMIELYEAYADYKDIMNLTENLIAHIAQEVLGTTTIQYGEDEIDLKPEWKRLHMVEAVKEATGVDFWQEMSVEEAKQHAADHGIEITKNMTVGHIINEFFEQKVEETLVQPTFIYGHPVEISPLAKKNPEDPRFTDRFELFIVRREHANAFTELNDPIDQRERFEAQLKEREEGNDEAHLMDDDFVEALEYGMPPTGGLGIGIDRLIMLLTNSPSIRDVLLFPQMRNR
- a CDS encoding helix-turn-helix domain-containing protein, which encodes MEKDMWGRRIRAYRKLKGYTQEGFAKRLGISVSVLGEIERGNRLPTNQMVGQIADALNITVEELSPILEEERRGKDV